A genomic region of Runella rosea contains the following coding sequences:
- a CDS encoding RagB/SusD family nutrient uptake outer membrane protein: protein MKKIISLLVLVGLSFSCSESFFDLKPQGRASLEQLSNKNGVNALLIGAYSLLDGVGAGNTGRQSTISNYVFGGISSDDAVKGTDAGDQPEQSFIEQYNWLSDNTYFLGKWWHSYDGVARCNEVIQIVSSAAVKDMTEAEKTQVIAEARFLRGHFHFEAKKMWNNVPFIDEKIYVSSDPNSTKVPNTEDIWPKIEADFDFAAKNLPGVQAQKGRATQWAAKSYLAKAMIFQKKWAAAKTLLEDVLKNSGKKLVANYHDNYRTTGNNNSESIFEVQFSVNDGTTGNNGNAGDNLNWPYSATAPGRGCCGFYQPSHNLVNAFKTENGLPMIGAAADGTLDTYNKVDLPNDQGIVASTAFTLDKSVPVDPRLDWTVGRRGVNFLDWGPMPGSTWIRDQAYAGPFTGKKWMYYLSEENSTTHSTSKRNVNNNYRLLKLSHVILWLAECEVELGNLAAAEGYVNQIRLRAKTGSVQDASVTYQVDAYPAGTFAAKGADYARNAVRMEQRLEFAMEGHRFFDLVRWGIAEKVLNKYAAEEAVPGTEPSGRKFNKRGYMAGKVFTSKNNYYPIPQDEILNSQKDGKPTLTQNTGY from the coding sequence ATGAAAAAAATAATCTCATTACTAGTCTTGGTCGGCTTGAGTTTCTCTTGTTCTGAGAGCTTCTTTGACCTAAAGCCTCAGGGACGTGCTTCCTTGGAGCAGTTAAGTAATAAAAACGGAGTGAATGCCCTCTTGATAGGGGCTTATTCTTTACTAGATGGTGTTGGGGCAGGCAATACTGGGCGCCAATCCACGATTTCAAATTATGTGTTTGGCGGAATCAGCAGCGACGACGCCGTAAAAGGAACCGATGCTGGTGACCAGCCAGAGCAGTCGTTTATTGAACAATATAACTGGCTTTCTGACAACACTTATTTCCTTGGAAAATGGTGGCACTCCTACGACGGCGTGGCTCGTTGCAACGAAGTGATTCAAATCGTGAGCAGCGCAGCCGTAAAAGATATGACCGAGGCTGAAAAAACACAGGTCATTGCAGAGGCCCGTTTTTTGAGAGGGCACTTCCATTTTGAAGCCAAAAAAATGTGGAATAACGTGCCGTTTATCGATGAGAAAATCTACGTTTCTTCTGACCCCAATTCCACAAAGGTTCCCAATACCGAAGATATTTGGCCTAAAATCGAAGCGGATTTTGATTTTGCTGCCAAAAATCTGCCTGGTGTCCAAGCCCAAAAAGGGCGTGCTACCCAGTGGGCTGCTAAATCGTATTTGGCTAAGGCCATGATTTTTCAGAAAAAATGGGCGGCAGCAAAAACGTTGTTGGAAGATGTTTTGAAAAATTCTGGTAAAAAACTGGTCGCTAACTACCACGACAATTACAGAACGACTGGCAACAACAACAGCGAGTCAATCTTTGAAGTTCAGTTTTCGGTAAATGACGGTACAACTGGTAACAACGGAAACGCAGGTGATAACCTAAATTGGCCGTATTCGGCCACGGCCCCTGGCCGTGGATGCTGCGGGTTTTATCAGCCTTCACACAACTTGGTAAATGCGTTCAAAACTGAAAATGGCCTACCTATGATTGGGGCTGCTGCTGACGGTACACTAGATACATACAACAAAGTAGATTTGCCGAACGATCAGGGAATTGTGGCTTCTACGGCTTTTACACTTGATAAATCGGTTCCTGTTGACCCACGTTTGGACTGGACGGTGGGTCGTCGCGGTGTAAATTTCCTTGATTGGGGCCCAATGCCTGGCTCAACTTGGATTCGTGATCAAGCCTATGCTGGACCGTTTACTGGTAAAAAATGGATGTATTACTTGTCAGAAGAAAACAGCACAACGCACTCTACAAGCAAGCGTAACGTCAATAATAACTACCGTTTGTTGAAGTTATCGCACGTTATTTTGTGGCTGGCAGAATGCGAAGTAGAATTGGGTAACTTAGCGGCTGCCGAAGGTTACGTCAACCAGATTCGCTTGCGCGCTAAGACTGGCTCGGTTCAGGATGCTTCTGTGACGTATCAGGTTGATGCATATCCTGCGGGGACTTTTGCCGCCAAAGGCGCTGATTACGCACGCAACGCGGTTCGGATGGAGCAACGTCTGGAATTTGCGATGGAAGGCCACCGATTCTTCGACTTGGTTCGTTGGGGCATTGCCGAAAAAGTGTTGAACAAATACGCCGCCGAAGAAGCAGTACCAGGTACTGAGCCTTCTGGACGTAAGTTCAACAAGCGGGGTTATATGGCTGGAAAAGTATTTACTTCTAAAAATAACTACTACCCGATTCCTCAGGATGAAATCCTGAATAGCCAAAAAGATGGCAAGCCTACTTTGACCCAGAATACAGGGTATTAA
- a CDS encoding phytoene/squalene synthase family protein — protein MKQLFDQTTLDCSKLITERYSTSFTLGIKTLDKKFRLPVYAIYGFVRYADEIVDTFYEFNQKYLLEKFIKDTYEAIEAGISLNPVLHSFQLIVNKYKIDHDLINAFLHSMEMDLYKQEYTDEKYEEYIYGSAEVVGLMCLRVFCEGDTAMFEQLKDGARSLGAAFQKVNFLRDLKSDYVDRGRVYFPGVDFTKFTKESKHQIETDIQADFDAAYGAIKQLPRSARMGVYLAYVYYLTLFNKIKETPATRIQEVRIRVPDFQKMTLLAKTYVQFRFTEI, from the coding sequence ATGAAGCAATTGTTTGACCAAACAACGCTAGATTGCAGCAAACTCATTACCGAGAGATACAGTACGTCGTTTACGCTGGGAATCAAAACGCTGGATAAAAAATTCCGTTTACCTGTTTATGCTATCTATGGGTTTGTACGCTATGCCGATGAAATTGTCGATACGTTTTATGAATTTAATCAAAAATACCTGCTCGAAAAATTTATCAAAGATACCTATGAAGCTATCGAAGCGGGCATTAGTCTAAATCCAGTGTTGCATTCTTTCCAGCTGATTGTTAATAAATATAAGATTGATCATGACCTCATCAATGCTTTTTTGCACAGCATGGAAATGGATTTATACAAACAGGAATATACCGACGAAAAATACGAAGAGTACATTTATGGCTCAGCAGAAGTCGTGGGTTTGATGTGCTTGCGCGTATTTTGTGAAGGCGACACCGCCATGTTTGAACAGCTAAAAGACGGTGCCCGCAGTTTAGGAGCGGCCTTTCAGAAAGTAAATTTTTTGCGCGACTTGAAAAGTGACTATGTCGATCGAGGGCGCGTTTATTTTCCGGGGGTTGATTTTACGAAGTTTACCAAAGAGAGCAAACACCAAATCGAAACCGACATTCAGGCGGACTTTGATGCGGCCTACGGTGCCATCAAACAGCTTCCCCGTAGCGCTCGTATGGGCGTCTATCTGGCGTATGTATATTATCTGACCCTGTTCAATAAAATCAAGGAAACGCCCGCAACCCGCATTCAGGAAGTACGGATTCGGGTTCCTGATTTTCAAAAAATGACGTTGCTCGCCAAAACATACGTACAGTTTCGATTCACTGAGATATAA
- a CDS encoding phytoene desaturase family protein translates to MKKVIVIGAGFAGLSAATRLADKGFDVTILEKNSVPGGRARVFEAEGFTFDMGPSWYWMPDVFETYFGKFGKKPSDYYHLVRLDPSYAVIFDQKTTVAIPAGIEALKQLFESIEPGSGARLDAFLKQAAYKYDVGMNKFVWKPSRSITEFVSLKLLYDLSRMDVLQSFSEHIRKFFTDPKLLQLMEFPILFLGATSENTPAMYSLMNYAEITMGTWYPMGGMYEIVKGMVALAKEKGVKIKLNQNVTKIEVINRSAKKIITDADIFEADIVVAGADYHHVDSKLLGEYRNYSEAYWDKKTLAPSSLLYYVGVNKRLPKLLHHNLFFDEDFSQHSYEIYTEPQWPSKPLFYVSVPSKTDPSVAPEGSENLFILIPVATGLTNDTDEIRERYFNVVMERLEAYVGEAIRPNIVYKRTFAHRDFQSDYNAFKGNAYGLANTLLQTAFLKPTLKNKKLNNLFYTGQLTVPGPGVPPSLISGLVVADEIAKEFGPN, encoded by the coding sequence TTGAAAAAAGTAATCGTTATCGGCGCCGGATTTGCGGGGCTTTCGGCCGCTACCCGCCTGGCCGACAAAGGGTTTGATGTTACTATTTTGGAGAAAAATTCGGTTCCCGGCGGACGTGCTCGGGTGTTTGAAGCCGAGGGGTTTACCTTCGATATGGGGCCGAGTTGGTATTGGATGCCCGATGTGTTTGAAACCTATTTTGGTAAATTCGGCAAAAAGCCATCTGATTATTATCATCTCGTCCGACTCGACCCCTCTTATGCGGTCATCTTTGACCAAAAAACCACCGTCGCAATTCCAGCGGGAATTGAGGCGCTCAAACAGCTTTTTGAAAGCATCGAACCAGGAAGCGGTGCGCGATTGGACGCCTTTTTAAAACAGGCTGCCTACAAATATGACGTAGGCATGAACAAATTTGTTTGGAAACCCAGCCGTAGCATTACGGAGTTTGTAAGCCTCAAACTCCTGTATGATTTGAGCCGCATGGATGTATTGCAGTCATTTTCGGAGCACATTCGTAAGTTTTTTACGGACCCTAAATTGCTGCAATTAATGGAGTTTCCCATTTTGTTTTTAGGGGCTACCTCCGAAAACACCCCCGCCATGTACAGCCTCATGAACTACGCCGAAATAACCATGGGCACCTGGTACCCGATGGGAGGTATGTATGAAATCGTGAAAGGAATGGTAGCGCTGGCGAAAGAAAAAGGTGTAAAAATAAAGCTGAATCAGAATGTAACGAAAATCGAGGTAATCAATCGCAGCGCAAAGAAGATAATCACCGATGCAGACATTTTTGAGGCCGACATCGTGGTGGCAGGGGCTGATTATCATCACGTAGATTCAAAATTGCTGGGCGAGTACCGCAATTATTCCGAAGCGTATTGGGACAAAAAAACACTTGCCCCATCGTCCCTGCTTTATTATGTGGGGGTCAACAAAAGACTACCAAAGCTGCTCCATCATAATTTGTTTTTTGACGAAGATTTTTCACAGCACTCGTACGAAATTTATACCGAACCCCAGTGGCCGAGCAAGCCGCTTTTCTACGTTTCGGTGCCCTCAAAAACCGACCCCTCGGTTGCACCCGAAGGCTCCGAAAACCTCTTTATCCTAATTCCAGTAGCCACTGGCCTGACCAACGATACTGACGAAATCAGAGAGCGTTATTTTAACGTAGTGATGGAACGGTTAGAGGCCTACGTAGGAGAGGCTATTCGGCCAAACATTGTCTATAAACGTACCTTTGCGCACCGAGATTTCCAGTCTGATTACAATGCATTCAAAGGAAATGCGTACGGGCTCGCCAATACGCTCCTACAAACGGCCTTCCTGAAACCAACCCTCAAAAACAAAAAGCTGAATAATTTGTTTTATACAGGACAGCTGACTGTTCCAGGCCCTGGTGTACCTCCCTCTCTGATTTCGGGGCTGGTAGTAGCCGATGAGATAGCCAAAGAGTTTGGACCAAATTAG
- a CDS encoding metal-dependent hydrolase family protein has translation MRKRLLFAGIFFAAANYAQAQRTLIYCGKLIDGVSDATQEQATIIVEKNRITAVEKGYAKAQAGDKLIDLKNKTVLPGLTDMHVHIESETSRDQYLKRLSNNSADIAFEAQKHALTTLMAGFTAVRDLGGTGVNIALRNAINKGLVTGPRIFTAGQTIATTGGHGDPTNGLSNMYSVPDKVTDAIVDSPDEGRKAVRQRYKDGSDCIKITATGGVLSIAKSGKAPQFTENEISAIVQTAKDYGFHVAAHAHGTDGMKRALRAGVTTIEHGTYMDDEAIDLFKKMGAYYVPTIIAGRTAADSAKVPGYYHPFVRMKALEIGPLIQKTFEKAYKAGVKIAFGTDGGVYPHGKNAKEFEYMTEVGMPAMEAIKSATVIPALILGEQDNMGSITKGKYADIIATDENPLQNIKTLQNVTFVMKDGVVYKQ, from the coding sequence ATGAGAAAACGTTTGCTTTTTGCTGGGATTTTTTTTGCAGCGGCAAATTATGCCCAAGCCCAACGAACGCTGATTTATTGCGGAAAACTAATCGACGGAGTGAGTGATGCCACCCAAGAGCAGGCCACAATTATCGTCGAAAAAAATCGAATTACGGCCGTTGAAAAAGGCTATGCCAAAGCACAGGCAGGAGATAAACTGATTGACTTAAAAAACAAAACGGTTTTGCCTGGCCTGACCGATATGCACGTACATATCGAAAGCGAAACCAGCCGGGACCAATACCTCAAACGGCTCAGCAACAACTCGGCTGATATTGCTTTTGAAGCCCAAAAACACGCCCTTACTACGCTCATGGCGGGGTTTACAGCTGTACGAGATTTAGGCGGCACGGGCGTAAATATTGCGCTACGCAACGCCATCAACAAAGGCTTGGTAACGGGGCCACGCATTTTTACAGCGGGCCAAACCATCGCCACTACTGGCGGGCACGGCGACCCAACCAACGGACTGAGTAACATGTACAGCGTTCCAGACAAAGTCACTGATGCAATCGTTGACAGCCCCGACGAAGGCCGAAAAGCCGTACGTCAACGCTACAAAGACGGCTCCGATTGCATCAAAATCACGGCCACGGGTGGCGTATTGAGTATTGCCAAAAGTGGAAAAGCACCCCAGTTTACCGAAAACGAAATCTCAGCCATTGTGCAGACCGCCAAAGACTATGGATTTCACGTAGCGGCACACGCCCACGGAACCGACGGCATGAAACGCGCCCTCAGAGCGGGCGTGACTACCATTGAGCACGGCACATACATGGACGATGAAGCCATTGATTTATTCAAGAAAATGGGCGCGTATTATGTCCCTACCATCATCGCTGGTCGTACTGCCGCCGACTCCGCCAAAGTGCCCGGCTATTACCACCCTTTTGTACGCATGAAGGCCCTAGAAATCGGACCGTTGATTCAAAAAACTTTCGAGAAAGCCTACAAAGCAGGAGTAAAAATTGCTTTTGGTACCGACGGTGGCGTGTACCCACACGGCAAAAATGCCAAAGAATTTGAATACATGACCGAAGTCGGAATGCCCGCCATGGAGGCTATCAAATCGGCAACGGTAATTCCTGCCCTAATTTTGGGAGAGCAAGACAACATGGGCAGCATCACCAAAGGCAAATACGCCGACATCATTGCCACCGACGAAAATCCACTTCAAAACATCAAAACGCTCCAAAACGTTACGTTCGTGATGAAAGATGGTGTAGTCTATAAGCAATAG
- a CDS encoding RagB/SusD family nutrient uptake outer membrane protein: MQLLKNIGKTALMASFLLGYTGCTDFLAEQAPSNLTPESFYTIPDHAEAALASVYADLRFMGGGAGIFSSNWQLLEAMTGTSTTETAQNSDLNNLYGLVHDGNTVHVVNYWNGLFKIIAQANQVIAKVPPITPMPEVQKKKILGEARFLRAYAYFTAVRLWGDIPLITNPQTASSEDFFPKRSPQEDIYKLIVEDLLAAEAAGLPWMDQSGRVNLAAVKAQLARVYLTMAGFPLSKGASHYKLAADKAKEVIDYANANPGTINLFPTYEDTRRESLKNRVEHLFMLQYNAVVEQNPMGNMFPNFKPVTFNGPGGTGSTVPTLAFYQSYESGDLRAKDQEGYFYTTYFTNGSGARFELGAPYIFKHFNRVANGTSGVPGSRANNLNVPQIRYAEVLLMYAEAQNEVGGPTQEAYNAFKRIRDRAQLTTPALGTYTQASFREAVWKERWHELCYEQITWFDMVRLRKVFNEKTKGFDNFVGHVNLSSNQALQSKHLLLPLGKQEMLNNPNLKPQNPGYPE; this comes from the coding sequence ATGCAACTATTAAAAAATATAGGAAAAACAGCACTGATGGCCTCTTTTTTACTGGGCTACACAGGCTGCACCGACTTTTTGGCGGAGCAAGCGCCTTCTAACCTAACACCCGAAAGCTTTTACACCATTCCCGACCACGCCGAGGCAGCACTCGCTTCAGTGTATGCCGATTTACGTTTTATGGGTGGAGGAGCAGGCATATTTTCTTCTAACTGGCAGCTACTGGAGGCCATGACAGGTACTTCTACCACCGAAACTGCCCAAAATTCAGACTTGAACAACCTGTATGGCTTAGTCCACGATGGCAATACTGTACACGTAGTCAATTATTGGAATGGTTTGTTTAAAATCATTGCACAAGCCAATCAGGTGATTGCCAAAGTGCCGCCCATTACACCCATGCCTGAAGTACAAAAGAAGAAAATTTTGGGAGAGGCAAGGTTTCTACGTGCATACGCCTACTTTACAGCAGTGCGTTTGTGGGGCGATATTCCACTGATTACCAATCCACAAACAGCTAGCTCGGAAGATTTTTTCCCTAAGCGCTCGCCACAAGAAGATATTTACAAACTGATTGTGGAAGACTTACTTGCAGCAGAAGCCGCTGGTTTACCATGGATGGATCAGAGTGGACGGGTCAATTTGGCGGCTGTCAAAGCGCAGCTTGCACGTGTATATTTGACCATGGCAGGTTTCCCTCTCAGCAAAGGGGCTTCACACTATAAGTTGGCCGCCGACAAAGCCAAAGAAGTGATAGACTATGCCAATGCCAATCCTGGAACAATCAACTTGTTTCCTACTTACGAAGACACCCGCCGGGAGAGTTTAAAAAATCGTGTAGAACACCTTTTTATGCTGCAATACAATGCCGTTGTGGAGCAAAATCCGATGGGTAATATGTTTCCTAACTTTAAGCCAGTAACTTTCAACGGTCCAGGTGGAACAGGAAGTACCGTTCCGACCCTTGCCTTCTACCAATCGTACGAATCAGGCGATTTGCGTGCCAAAGACCAAGAAGGGTATTTCTACACTACCTATTTTACCAACGGTAGTGGAGCAAGGTTTGAACTGGGTGCTCCTTATATTTTCAAACATTTCAACAGAGTGGCAAACGGTACTTCGGGGGTGCCAGGCTCACGCGCAAACAACCTCAATGTACCCCAAATTCGTTATGCAGAAGTGTTGCTCATGTATGCTGAAGCCCAAAACGAAGTAGGTGGACCTACACAGGAAGCTTATAATGCCTTCAAGCGCATCCGTGACCGGGCACAACTTACCACCCCTGCTCTCGGTACTTATACACAAGCTTCTTTCCGCGAGGCAGTTTGGAAAGAGCGTTGGCATGAGCTGTGCTATGAGCAAATCACTTGGTTTGATATGGTTCGCCTCCGCAAAGTGTTCAACGAAAAAACCAAAGGTTTTGACAACTTTGTGGGCCACGTGAACTTGAGCTCTAACCAAGCTTTGCAATCAAAACACTTGTTATTGCCACTTGGAAAACAGGAAATGCTAAACAACCCGAATCTGAAACCACAGAATCCGGGCTATCCTGAATAA
- a CDS encoding SusC/RagA family TonB-linked outer membrane protein, whose amino-acid sequence MEKPLQPHGRFSRMMRLSTAPFVLSFSCLTFAYAAPDRDLLERNANVRLEEKAVDKTISGKVVDETNSGLPGVSIVIKGTQRGTVTDGNGLFKLEVPDNATLIFSFVGYVPQEIAVGNQSSINLTLRSDSKVLEEIVVIGYGTLRKSDLTGSVATVKADQLMERPAPSLAQQLSGRMAGVQVNTNSGRPGGRTTIRVRGFSSINSSNNPLYVVDGVMMPQGTQTQFTSAIDYINPNDIVSVEVLKDASSTAIYGARGANGVILVTTKKGKAGEGTVTYNADFSVNTIGPNRPRVLNAKEYMAVEELAWANMAKYDPVGWAAGRFANLNPKLRRVDPRVWNPDGSNKYDTDWFKETTQNKLSQNHQLGFSGGNERTQYNLSLGYRDDQGLLKQSYMKRYSARFTIDDQVKKWLKIGGTLSYNNQSENIVDINDAVARQIVEDFPFLPVRYEDGTYANNRDYPLAEGTFSSVHRLEGRKYIVNNQTTLGSLYSNINIAKGLEMRTVLGVNVQTQEINQSQTRTLNIGGNGNASANNNRETFWSLENYLTYNKQIGDKHSINALAGLSWQETNVFGIGASVNNFATDYFGFNNLGAGATNPSVSSGASRFAFNSYFGRVNYTLSNKYLVTLTGRADGSSKFGENHKFAFFPSGALAWRVSEEDFLKGNSIISNLKIRTSYGLTGNSEIPPYSSLSLLSSNYATVYNDGRIAGTGLQRLANPDLRWEKTAQTDAGIELGLFGGRITLEADYYYRLTTDMLLDAPVPQTSGYATIRRNVGSMYNKGVELALNTINIDRGGFQWNTNFNISFNRNKVLSLATPSDIFNVGGPNFTNPTNIIRIGEPVGSFWGLTRLGVWSEAEREEAAKFTSYRNGLTILPGDIKYLDVNGDKAITDADRSIIGNGSPKAWGAMTNTFRYNNFDLTFEMQFSYGNDVMLMNLHPSEDRQNLANSYTSVLNAWTPQNQNTMIAEIRDTRAGYVTNVDTQWIKDGSFLRGRNLLLGYTFPSNVTSKLKMSRLRVYASAQNFFLAVKDKIVGDPEVTPTNQGNANSAFSQGMIWHNYPKPTTFMIGLQVGL is encoded by the coding sequence ATGGAAAAACCCTTACAACCGCATGGCCGGTTTAGCAGGATGATGCGACTATCCACCGCACCCTTCGTTCTGTCTTTTTCCTGCCTCACATTTGCCTATGCTGCTCCTGATCGAGATTTGCTCGAAAGAAACGCCAACGTTCGTTTAGAAGAAAAAGCTGTTGATAAAACTATCTCTGGAAAAGTTGTAGACGAAACAAATAGTGGGTTGCCCGGCGTAAGTATTGTTATCAAAGGTACCCAACGCGGTACTGTAACCGACGGGAATGGCCTCTTCAAATTGGAAGTCCCCGACAATGCTACGCTCATTTTCTCTTTCGTAGGTTACGTGCCACAGGAAATCGCCGTTGGCAATCAATCCTCCATTAATCTTACCCTGAGATCAGACAGCAAAGTATTGGAAGAAATTGTGGTTATCGGTTATGGTACCCTTAGAAAATCCGATTTAACGGGCTCGGTAGCTACCGTGAAAGCTGATCAACTCATGGAGCGTCCTGCACCTTCGCTTGCACAGCAGCTATCGGGTAGAATGGCTGGAGTACAAGTAAATACCAACTCTGGTCGCCCTGGAGGTAGAACCACGATTCGGGTACGTGGATTTAGTTCTATCAACTCATCCAACAACCCGTTGTATGTAGTAGATGGTGTAATGATGCCACAAGGAACCCAAACGCAGTTTACTTCGGCGATTGACTACATCAATCCCAACGACATCGTGTCAGTAGAAGTACTGAAAGATGCCTCCTCTACCGCTATTTACGGAGCTAGGGGAGCAAACGGGGTTATTCTTGTAACCACCAAAAAAGGAAAAGCAGGCGAAGGTACTGTCACCTACAATGCAGATTTTAGCGTAAACACCATCGGGCCCAACAGACCACGAGTATTAAATGCCAAAGAATACATGGCCGTAGAAGAATTGGCCTGGGCCAACATGGCCAAATACGACCCTGTTGGCTGGGCAGCTGGTAGGTTTGCAAACCTCAATCCAAAGTTACGCAGGGTAGATCCACGCGTCTGGAACCCCGATGGCAGCAATAAGTATGATACCGATTGGTTTAAAGAAACTACCCAAAACAAACTGTCTCAGAATCACCAATTAGGTTTTAGTGGTGGCAATGAGCGCACACAATACAATCTTTCATTGGGCTACCGCGATGACCAAGGCTTATTGAAACAGTCTTACATGAAACGTTATTCTGCCCGTTTTACGATTGATGACCAAGTGAAAAAATGGTTGAAAATAGGCGGTACGCTTTCTTATAACAACCAATCAGAAAATATCGTGGACATCAACGATGCCGTAGCACGTCAGATTGTTGAAGACTTTCCGTTTTTGCCAGTAAGATACGAAGATGGTACTTATGCCAACAATCGCGATTATCCACTTGCCGAAGGCACTTTCAGTTCTGTTCACCGTTTGGAAGGTCGTAAGTACATCGTAAACAACCAAACAACATTGGGTAGCTTGTACTCCAACATCAACATTGCCAAAGGGTTGGAGATGCGGACGGTGTTGGGGGTCAATGTACAAACCCAAGAAATAAACCAATCGCAGACCCGAACACTTAATATTGGTGGTAACGGAAACGCCTCTGCCAACAATAACCGAGAAACTTTCTGGTCATTGGAAAACTATTTGACCTACAACAAGCAAATCGGTGACAAGCACTCTATCAATGCCTTAGCGGGACTTTCGTGGCAAGAAACCAATGTGTTTGGTATCGGCGCAAGTGTAAACAACTTTGCCACTGACTACTTTGGTTTTAACAACCTGGGTGCAGGTGCTACCAACCCTTCCGTTAGTTCTGGAGCCTCACGTTTTGCTTTTAACTCCTACTTTGGCCGTGTTAATTATACATTGTCAAACAAATACTTAGTAACCCTGACAGGCCGCGCCGACGGTTCATCGAAGTTTGGAGAGAATCACAAATTTGCCTTTTTCCCCTCGGGAGCTTTGGCTTGGCGGGTTTCTGAAGAAGATTTCTTGAAAGGCAACTCGATTATTTCTAACCTCAAAATCAGAACGAGCTACGGCTTGACTGGAAACTCTGAAATTCCTCCTTATAGTTCGTTATCTTTGTTGAGCTCAAACTACGCCACTGTGTATAACGACGGGCGGATAGCGGGTACAGGTCTGCAACGTTTGGCTAACCCTGATTTGCGTTGGGAAAAAACAGCTCAAACCGATGCAGGTATCGAATTAGGCTTGTTTGGAGGAAGAATAACGCTTGAAGCCGACTACTACTATCGCCTTACCACTGACATGCTTTTGGATGCTCCAGTACCGCAAACCAGTGGCTATGCTACCATCCGTAGAAACGTAGGATCAATGTATAACAAAGGTGTTGAATTAGCTTTAAACACTATCAATATCGACCGTGGTGGATTCCAGTGGAATACCAACTTCAATATTTCATTCAACCGCAACAAAGTGCTTTCATTGGCTACGCCTTCTGATATTTTCAACGTAGGTGGTCCTAACTTTACTAATCCTACCAATATCATCAGAATTGGCGAACCCGTAGGTTCTTTCTGGGGCTTAACTCGCTTAGGAGTATGGAGCGAAGCTGAGCGCGAAGAAGCGGCTAAATTTACCAGCTACCGCAACGGCTTGACCATCCTTCCTGGTGACATCAAATACCTTGACGTAAATGGCGACAAAGCCATCACCGATGCCGACCGTAGTATCATCGGAAACGGTAGTCCAAAAGCTTGGGGAGCCATGACCAATACATTTCGCTACAACAACTTTGACTTGACCTTCGAGATGCAGTTTTCGTATGGCAACGACGTAATGTTGATGAACCTACACCCCAGCGAAGACCGTCAAAACTTAGCCAACAGCTACACGTCGGTATTGAACGCTTGGACACCTCAGAATCAAAATACAATGATTGCCGAAATACGTGATACCCGTGCAGGCTACGTAACCAACGTGGATACCCAATGGATAAAAGATGGGTCTTTCTTACGGGGTAGAAACCTTTTATTGGGTTATACTTTCCCAAGCAACGTAACCAGCAAACTCAAAATGAGTCGCCTCAGAGTGTATGCTTCGGCCCAAAACTTCTTCCTCGCGGTGAAAGATAAGATTGTAGGTGATCCAGAAGTTACTCCTACCAATCAAGGAAATGCCAACAGTGCGTTTTCGCAAGGTATGATTTGGCACAACTATCCTAAACCCACTACTTTCATGATTGGATTACAGGTAGGGCTTTAA